A stretch of DNA from Rhodoluna sp. KAS3:
TGATGCCGGCAGAATTACGCGCTTTGGATTGTGGACCAAGATTGACTGGCTCAGTGAGACCGCATTGGCCGCATCGGCAAGCAACACATCACCGACGCCCAGGGCCTTAACCTCGGCAGCGCTGCGTTCGCCGATTGCTGCAAATCTAAGGTTTGGGTTGGCAATCGCAGCCTGAAGCGCAACCATTCCAACCTGCTCGGCAAAGTAGCGCACTGCGTTTATCGAGGTAATTACCAACCAGGTGTCTGGCTCGGCATTCACCAGGGCGTCTAGCATTCGGCCCGCGCCGACCGGGTTTTCAAAGTTAGAAATCTGCAGGTAGGCGTCGCTGATTACGTTGAAACCGGCCGCCTCAAAGGCATCTGAATCTGGCTTGTTGTCACTTGAACGCACCAGCAACACCGATTTCTCGCGCGGGGTTCCAAGCTTTAGACCAAGATCGGTCTGCATCAATTGGTCTGCAACCTTTAAGCCCAACGCACGGGTTTTGGCTCCCGATGCTTCTGCAGCATCGATAGAGATCGAGATGCGCTCATGCCAATCAGAGTCATTGTCAGAGAGTTCAGCCGTAAGTTGAATCAGCCCGCCCTCAAGTACCGCGTGGGCTCCGATGGCGGTGGTGCAAGATGCCGAGATGCCCCTCAATACTGCACGCTCGGCTGAGACCAAAAGTTCAGTCTGAGCATCATTGATTTTGTGGAGCTCGGCCAATAATTCGTGGTCGTCTGAGCGGCACTCAATAGCTAGTGCGCCCTGGGCTGGCGCCGGCAGAAGCTCGTCATCGGTAAAAAAGTTGCTTTCGCCCTGGCGGAGACCAACGCGATTGAGCCCGGCTGCCGCCAGAATCGTGGCATCAAATTCGCCGTCGTCGATTTTCTTTAGACGGGTATCGATGTTGCCGCGGATGGGCTTGACCTCAAGGTCTGGGCGCAGGTGCTTTACGCGCGCGGCTCGTCGCGGAGATGATGTGCCGACGACTGAGCCGGCCGGTAGATCAGCCAGGCCAAGACCATCGCGGCTAATCAAAATGTCACGGTAGTCCTCGCGCTCAGGAATAGCCGCCAGGGTAATTCCATCAATCGGGGCTGATGGCAAATCCTTAAATGAGTGCACGATGTAATCGACTTCACCGGCAAGCAGCGCGTCTCTAAGGGCAGAAACAAAAACACCTGGGCGCTTTGGGGCAAAAAGATTGCTGGCTGGGTTGTCACCCTCGGTTTTGATAAACACGAGTTGGCTTTCAAGGCCGGTGGCTGCAAGAACCTGGTCGGCAATCATGCCCGATTGGGTTTTGGCTAGCAAGCTGGCACGGGTGCCAAGCTTCAAGACCCTACTTGGCATCGGCCACGCGGTTGATTTCGATGCCGAAGACCATTCGAAGGGCATCGATGAACTGCTTTTCGTTGCCTTCTTTTGCCGAAGTCTTGGCGGCCAAAGTTGGTACGT
This window harbors:
- the hemC gene encoding hydroxymethylbilane synthase, whose amino-acid sequence is MPFEWSSASKSTAWPMPSRVLKLGTRASLLAKTQSGMIADQVLAATGLESQLVFIKTEGDNPASNLFAPKRPGVFVSALRDALLAGEVDYIVHSFKDLPSAPIDGITLAAIPEREDYRDILISRDGLGLADLPAGSVVGTSSPRRAARVKHLRPDLEVKPIRGNIDTRLKKIDDGEFDATILAAAGLNRVGLRQGESNFFTDDELLPAPAQGALAIECRSDDHELLAELHKINDAQTELLVSAERAVLRGISASCTTAIGAHAVLEGGLIQLTAELSDNDSDWHERISISIDAAEASGAKTRALGLKVADQLMQTDLGLKLGTPREKSVLLVRSSDNKPDSDAFEAAGFNVISDAYLQISNFENPVGAGRMLDALVNAEPDTWLVITSINAVRYFAEQVGMVALQAAIANPNLRFAAIGERSAAEVKALGVGDVLLADAANAVSLSQSILVHNPKRVILPASSIAMKSLQDAVTFAGVDLVTEVVYSTQTVTAEPRTAKALAQGEIDVLVLRSPSAARAVASFVTPKDLATLVLVTGNATLEQAKSLGFGNIALTNGTTPAALVEAASNRRTA